Proteins from a genomic interval of bacterium:
- a CDS encoding ABC transporter permease, translated as MFTWREIWLKIKKKGNVKWGGGLVFIFVLAAFFGPLLAPYDPLAIRLEERLTPPGVDYLCGTDNLGRDVLSRLLYGARISLAVGLIATSLATLIGLIFGLWAGYLGGWSDRLIMRLVDCVLAFPGLLLAIGIMTVVGPSLVTLFIVLALVGWAEFARLIRGLVLSLKEQPYIQAAEAVGCSRIKVIVSHLLPNVLPLVVVAASLRIAGFILTEASLSFLGLGAQPPTPTWGSMVSSGADFLRAAPWISLFPGSALALVVIGFNLLGDGLRDILDPRLR; from the coding sequence ATGTTTACCTGGCGAGAGATTTGGCTCAAGATAAAAAAGAAGGGGAATGTGAAGTGGGGAGGCGGGCTTGTTTTTATCTTTGTGCTGGCGGCCTTCTTTGGACCACTGCTTGCCCCCTATGATCCCTTGGCCATCCGACTGGAGGAGAGGCTCACGCCACCGGGAGTTGATTACCTTTGTGGAACGGACAACCTGGGACGGGATGTGCTGTCCCGATTGCTTTATGGGGCGCGTATCTCTTTAGCGGTAGGGCTTATCGCTACTTCCCTGGCCACCTTAATCGGTCTCATCTTCGGCCTCTGGGCCGGATATTTGGGCGGTTGGTCTGACCGGTTGATTATGAGGCTGGTTGACTGTGTGCTGGCCTTTCCCGGACTTCTTTTAGCTATTGGGATAATGACGGTGGTTGGTCCGAGTCTAGTAACGCTTTTTATCGTGCTGGCCTTAGTCGGTTGGGCCGAATTTGCCAGACTTATTCGAGGCCTCGTCCTTTCTCTCAAGGAACAACCTTATATCCAGGCGGCTGAAGCGGTCGGCTGTTCCAGGATCAAGGTGATCGTATCTCATCTGCTGCCCAATGTTCTCCCGCTGGTGGTGGTAGCTGCCAGCCTTCGTATCGCCGGCTTCATCCTTACGGAAGCCTCCTTGAGTTTTTTGGGGCTGGGCGCTCAACCTCCCACCCCCACCTGGGGATCTATGGTCAGCTCAGGCGCCGATTTTCTGAGGGCAGCCCCCTGGATAAGCCTTTTCCCCGGGAGTGCCCTTGCCCTGGTGGTTATCGGCTTTAATCTACTGGGGGATGGGTTGAGGGATATCCTCGATCCCCGTTTGAGGTAA